The Manihot esculenta cultivar AM560-2 chromosome 1, M.esculenta_v8, whole genome shotgun sequence genome has a window encoding:
- the LOC110623298 gene encoding transcription factor MYB8 isoform X1: MRKPCCDKQGNNNKGAWSKQEDQKLIDYITTHGQGCWRSIPQAAGIFTTRGGDQGLHRCGKSCRLRWRNYLRPDIKRGNFAQDEEDLIIKLHALLGNRWSLIAGRLPGRTDNEVKNHWNSYLRKKLINMGIDPNNHRLNQILPRSQPVDDDEEACKSNKSKADTDGVSDAATSSLEEDETSAGSYHINLDLTIAVPSPAHAPNLETKPENCGIAATGEVLQNETSPALLLFL, from the exons GATAAACAAGGCAACAACAACAAAGGAGCTTGGTCCAAGCAAGAAGACCAGAAGCTCATCGATTATATTACAACTCATGGCCAAGGTTGCTGGCGTTCCATACCTCAGGCTGCAGGTATATTTACAACAAGGGGAGGGGATCAAG GATTGCATCGCTGTGGCAAAAGTTGCAGGCTAAGATGGAGAAACTATCTTAGGCCAGACATCAAACGAGGCAACTTTGCTCAAGATGAGGAGGACCTCATTATTAAGCTCCATGCTCTCCTTGGCAACAG GTGGTCACTGATAGCTGGGAGACTGCCGGGGAGGACTGACAACGAGGTGAAGAATCATTGGAACTCTTATCTGAGGAAAAAGCTAATAAACATGGGAATAGACCCAAACAATCATCGACTTAACCAAATTCTTCCTCGTTCTCAACCTGTTGATGATGACGAAGAGGCATGTAAATCCAACAAATCTAAGGCTGATACTGATGGAGTTTCTGATGCAGCAACTTCTTCTCTCGAGGAGGATGAAACTTCTGCTGGTTCTTATCACATAAATCTTGATCTCACCATTGCTGTTCCTTCTCCTGCTCATGCTCCAAATTTGGAAACCAAGCCTGAAAATTGCGGTATTGCTGCAACTGGTGAAGTACTACAAAACGAAACATCACCTGCGCTTCTTCTCTTCTTATGA
- the LOC110623298 gene encoding transcription repressor MYB6 isoform X2 — protein sequence MRKPCCDKQGNNNKGAWSKQEDQKLIDYITTHGQGCWRSIPQAAGLHRCGKSCRLRWRNYLRPDIKRGNFAQDEEDLIIKLHALLGNRWSLIAGRLPGRTDNEVKNHWNSYLRKKLINMGIDPNNHRLNQILPRSQPVDDDEEACKSNKSKADTDGVSDAATSSLEEDETSAGSYHINLDLTIAVPSPAHAPNLETKPENCGIAATGEVLQNETSPALLLFL from the exons GATAAACAAGGCAACAACAACAAAGGAGCTTGGTCCAAGCAAGAAGACCAGAAGCTCATCGATTATATTACAACTCATGGCCAAGGTTGCTGGCGTTCCATACCTCAGGCTGCAG GATTGCATCGCTGTGGCAAAAGTTGCAGGCTAAGATGGAGAAACTATCTTAGGCCAGACATCAAACGAGGCAACTTTGCTCAAGATGAGGAGGACCTCATTATTAAGCTCCATGCTCTCCTTGGCAACAG GTGGTCACTGATAGCTGGGAGACTGCCGGGGAGGACTGACAACGAGGTGAAGAATCATTGGAACTCTTATCTGAGGAAAAAGCTAATAAACATGGGAATAGACCCAAACAATCATCGACTTAACCAAATTCTTCCTCGTTCTCAACCTGTTGATGATGACGAAGAGGCATGTAAATCCAACAAATCTAAGGCTGATACTGATGGAGTTTCTGATGCAGCAACTTCTTCTCTCGAGGAGGATGAAACTTCTGCTGGTTCTTATCACATAAATCTTGATCTCACCATTGCTGTTCCTTCTCCTGCTCATGCTCCAAATTTGGAAACCAAGCCTGAAAATTGCGGTATTGCTGCAACTGGTGAAGTACTACAAAACGAAACATCACCTGCGCTTCTTCTCTTCTTATGA